In Lineus longissimus chromosome 9, tnLinLong1.2, whole genome shotgun sequence, one genomic interval encodes:
- the LOC135494112 gene encoding uncharacterized protein LOC135494112 isoform X1, whose protein sequence is MLRFGILTLIALLASIVPCTALGLAWTTCRGVGGFTTDYCTNLFSARCCSSLWGNDKCCRLHFCLPYVSSSYSATTCTRYSDTKCCSTEYVGGQDSCCNQRQFDYTSSSINRYGTPSSRGSTIIGGIVGGAVGGVAFLILIIVIPIVACGACSVRKSGGTITTVRIASNQVQPQHYNQSPGHQPFMLGHHQPSMQGYAEPPQSHPPQGSSQGYEQAQPGMVAPAYLPKY, encoded by the exons ATGTTGCGATTTGGGATTCTCACGTTGATAGCTCTTCTTGCCTCAATCGTACCCTGCACAG CTCTTGGCCTCGCCTGGACCACATGCCGTGGAGTGGGAGGATTCACCACTGACTACTGTACGAACCTCTTCTCGGCACGGTGCTGCTCCTCACTCTGGGGCAATGACAAGTGCTGCAGACTTCATTTTTGCCTCCCATATGTGTCCTCCAGCTATTCTGCTACAACCTGCACCAGGTACTCTGACACCAAGTGTTGCTCCACCGAGTATGTCGGAGGACAGGATTCGTGTTGCAACCAAAGGCAGTTTGACTACACCAGCAGCAGTATCAACCGATACGGCACTCCTAGCAGCAGGGGTTCTACAATAATCGG GGGTATTGTAGGGGGCGCTGTTGGTGGTGTTGCcttcctcatcctcatcatcgtcattcCAATCGTCGCTTGCGGCGCATGCTCAGTAAGAAAATCTGGTGGAACTATCACAACTGTCAGGA TTGCGAGCAACCAAGTCCAACCCCAGCATTACAACCAGTCGCCAGGACACCAACCGTTTATGCTGGGACATCACCAGCCATCAATGCAGGGGTATGCCGAGCCACCTCAGTCCCATCCTCCGCAGGGTAGCAGCCAGGGATACGAACAAGCTCAGCCAGGGATGGTGGCTCCAGCCTATCTACCGAAGTACTGA
- the LOC135494112 gene encoding uncharacterized protein LOC135494112 isoform X2, producing the protein MALGLAWTTCRGVGGFTTDYCTNLFSARCCSSLWGNDKCCRLHFCLPYVSSSYSATTCTRYSDTKCCSTEYVGGQDSCCNQRQFDYTSSSINRYGTPSSRGSTIIGGIVGGAVGGVAFLILIIVIPIVACGACSVRKSGGTITTVRIASNQVQPQHYNQSPGHQPFMLGHHQPSMQGYAEPPQSHPPQGSSQGYEQAQPGMVAPAYLPKY; encoded by the exons ATGG CTCTTGGCCTCGCCTGGACCACATGCCGTGGAGTGGGAGGATTCACCACTGACTACTGTACGAACCTCTTCTCGGCACGGTGCTGCTCCTCACTCTGGGGCAATGACAAGTGCTGCAGACTTCATTTTTGCCTCCCATATGTGTCCTCCAGCTATTCTGCTACAACCTGCACCAGGTACTCTGACACCAAGTGTTGCTCCACCGAGTATGTCGGAGGACAGGATTCGTGTTGCAACCAAAGGCAGTTTGACTACACCAGCAGCAGTATCAACCGATACGGCACTCCTAGCAGCAGGGGTTCTACAATAATCGG GGGTATTGTAGGGGGCGCTGTTGGTGGTGTTGCcttcctcatcctcatcatcgtcattcCAATCGTCGCTTGCGGCGCATGCTCAGTAAGAAAATCTGGTGGAACTATCACAACTGTCAGGA TTGCGAGCAACCAAGTCCAACCCCAGCATTACAACCAGTCGCCAGGACACCAACCGTTTATGCTGGGACATCACCAGCCATCAATGCAGGGGTATGCCGAGCCACCTCAGTCCCATCCTCCGCAGGGTAGCAGCCAGGGATACGAACAAGCTCAGCCAGGGATGGTGGCTCCAGCCTATCTACCGAAGTACTGA